One Watersipora subatra chromosome 4, tzWatSuba1.1, whole genome shotgun sequence genomic window carries:
- the LOC137394521 gene encoding uncharacterized protein: MIAVIADATNTADTVAAADTAGTVAAADTVAAANTVAAADTAGTVTTADTVAAANTADTVAAADTADTVTAADTADTVVATDTADTVAATDTADTVAAADTVDTVTATDTADTVAAADTAGTVAAADTADTVAAADTADTVAAADTLNTNNSNLMYA; the protein is encoded by the coding sequence ATGATTGCTGTCATAGCTGATGCCACCAACACTGCTGACACTGTAGCAGCTGCTGACACTGCTGGCACTGTTGCAGCTGCTGACACTGTAGCAGCTGCTAACACTGTAGCAGCTGCTGACACTGCTGGCACTGTTACAACTGCTGACACTGTAGCAGCTGCTAACACTGCGGACACTGTTGCAGCTGCTGACACTGCTGACACTGTTACAGCTGCTGACACTGCTGACACTGTTGTAGCCACTGACACTGCTGACACTGTAGCAGCTACTGACACTGCTGACACTGTTGCAGCTGCTGACACTGTTGACACTGTTACAGCCACTGACACTGCTGACACTGTTGCAGCTGCTGACACTGCTGGCACTGTTGCAGCTGCTGACACTGCTGACACTGTTGCAGCTGCTGACACTGCTGACACTGTTGCAGCCGCTGACACACTAAACACAAATAATTCTAATCTAATGTATGCTTAG